A part of Ammospiza caudacuta isolate bAmmCau1 chromosome 5, bAmmCau1.pri, whole genome shotgun sequence genomic DNA contains:
- the NEDD1 gene encoding protein NEDD1, giving the protein MQESIRFASSGDDVKIWDSSSFTVVEQFNPHTPSHPVSSLCWASNNRYLATASAAGDKIVVSSCKSKPVPLFEIAEGAKQTCVGLNSSSSYLVSGGLDNTVNIWNLKSKKIYRSLKEHKDEITCVAYNWNDGYIASGSLSGEIILHSVTTNFSSSPFGYGNRQPIRHLKYSSFKKSLLGTVSDSGNVTLWDVNSQNPYHNFENPHKAPASEICFSPVNELLFVTVGLDKRIIFYDTLGKKLLKTIVADFPLTTVDFMPDGTTLAIGCSRGKICQYDLRQLTSPVKTVAAHKGCVKCIRLQFSSTFSKSNITGSSNKPMSKRVEVKAGSNLGGIQNTGIKNIASQASAAVFSHLTLTNENKGGEIFQEKTGFPHSSSLDVIPSKEADHGKSAELSYFDDLNRSSLGDVFSPVRDDIIANKVAEDPQGNGLDFPTSLMGLDFLPQPTVAFPVKRNVVGSSVQVTQSSPLHALLGSPIKEEEEHPETDSKKISLGKQESKDILKQVSKSSLPSTEPSPPSSTPDTNEKQRTKNIQAHPAYDLPVNGTTSTSSKITSSVTAGVASSLSEKIVETIGSSRPNAPLTAIQINFIQNMIQETMDDFREACHRDIVNLQVEMIKQFHMQLNEMHALLERYSVNESLVAEIERLREENKRLRTHF; this is encoded by the exons ATGCAAGAAAGCATACGTTTTGCATCATCAGGAGATGACGTTAAAATATGGGATTCCTCATCTTTCACTGTGGTGGAGCAGTTCAACCCACATACACCCTCACATCCAGTCAGTTCACTGTGCTGGGCCAGCAATA ATAGATACCTGGCtactgcttctgctgctggtgaTAAAATAGTTGTTTCAAGCTGTAAAAGCAAACCTGTCCCACTCTTTGAAATAGCTGAAGGA GCAAAACAGACATGTGTGGGCTTGAATTCTAGTTCTTCATATCTTGTCAGTGGAGGCCTTGATAACACAGTTAATATCTGGAATTTGAAGTCCAAGAAGATTTACCGCAGCCTAAAG GAACATAAAGATGAAATCACGTGTGTTGCATATAATTGGAATGATGGCTATATTGCTTCTGGATCTTTGAGTGGTGAAATCATCCTACACAGTGTTACCACCAATTTCTCAAGTAGTCCCTTTGGTTATGGCAACAGACAG CCTATTCGACACTTGAAATATTCATCCTTTAAGAAATCCTTGCTGGGCACTGTTTCTGACAGTGGAAATGTAACTCTCTGGGATGTAAATAGCCAGAACCCGTATCATAATTTTGAAAATCCTCATAAAGCACCAGCCTCAgaaatctgcttttctccagtCAATGAGCTGCTGTTTGTAACTGTAGGTTTGGataaaagaattattttctatGACACTTTAGGTAAAAA GTTACTGAAAACAATTGTAGCTGATTTTCCTCTGACCACAGTAGACTTCATGCCTGATGGTACTACTTTGGCTATAGGATGTTCCCGGGGAAAGATCTGCCAGTATGACTTAAGACAGCTGACATCACCAGTGAAAACAGTTGCTGCTCACAAAGGCTGTGTGAAATGCATACGTCTTCAGTTCAGCAGCACTTTTTCCAAG tcTAACATCACAGGTTCTTCAAATAAACCTATGTCCAAAAGAGTAGAAGTCAAAGCTGGCAGTAATCTTGGAGGAATTCAAAATACTGGCATCAAAAACATTGCCTCTCAAGCATCAGCAGCAGTTTTCTCTCATCTTACATTGACAAATGAGAATAAGGGAGGAGagatttttcaggagaaaacag GTTTTCCCCATAGTTCCAGCTTGGATGTCATTCCCTCTAAAGAAGCAGATCATGGGAAAAGTGCTGAATTAAGTTATTTTGATGATTTGAATCGAAGTAGTTTAGGAGACGTGTTTTCTCCAGTCAGAGATG ATATTATTGCAAATAAAGTGGCTGAAGATCCTCAAGGAAATG GCTTGGATTTTCCAACCTCCCTGATGGGTTTGGATtttctcccacagccaaccgTTGCCTTTCCAGTAAAAAGAAACGTAGTGGGCAGTAGTGTACAAGTGACACAGTCTAGCCCATTACATGCACTTCTGGGATCTCCAATTAAAGAAGAAGAGGAGCATCCAGAGACTGACTCTAAGAAAATAAGTCTTGGAAAACAAGAATCTAAAGACATTTTAAAGCAG GTTTCAAAATCAAGCTTACCAAGCACAGAACCTTCTCCACCATCATCTACTCCTGATACAAATGAGAAACAAAGAACAAAGAATATTCAGGCCCATCCTGCATATGATCTACCAGTAAATGGTACTACCTCAACAA GTTCAAAGATAACATCATCTGTCACTGCTGGCGTTGCAAGTTCGTTGTCAGAAAAAATAGTAGAAACCATTGGGAGTAGCAGACCGAATGCACCTCTGACAGCAATTCAAATCAACTTCATTCAGAATATGATACAAGAAACAATGGATGACTTCAG